A region from the Francisella orientalis FNO12 genome encodes:
- a CDS encoding NuoB/complex I 20 kDa subunit family protein: MGIGNENKGFITASADALINWVRTGSLWPVTTGLACCAVEMMHAGAARYDLDRFGIVFRPSPRQSDVLIVAGTLCNKMAPALRQVYDQMPDPKWVISMGSCANGGGYYHYSYSVVRGCDRIVPVDIYVPGCPPTAEALVYGIIQLQNKIIRKDTIARK; the protein is encoded by the coding sequence GTGGGAATAGGTAACGAGAATAAAGGTTTTATAACTGCAAGTGCGGATGCACTTATAAATTGGGTGCGCACTGGTTCATTGTGGCCTGTAACTACAGGTTTGGCTTGTTGTGCAGTTGAGATGATGCATGCTGGTGCTGCTAGGTATGACTTAGATAGGTTTGGTATTGTTTTTAGACCGTCTCCTAGGCAATCAGATGTTCTTATCGTTGCTGGTACACTTTGTAATAAGATGGCTCCAGCACTACGTCAAGTCTATGATCAGATGCCAGATCCTAAGTGGGTGATTTCTATGGGCTCGTGTGCAAATGGTGGTGGATACTATCACTACTCTTACTCTGTGGTGAGAGGGTGTGACAGAATTGTTCCTGTAGATATATACGTTCCAGGATGTCCTCCGACTGCAGAAGCTTTAGTTTATGGGATAATACAGCTGCAGAACAAAATAATTAGAAAAGATACTATAGCGAGGAAGTGA